In a genomic window of Erinaceus europaeus chromosome 12, mEriEur2.1, whole genome shotgun sequence:
- the LOC132541938 gene encoding keratin-associated protein 4-12-like: MVNSCCGSVCSEQGCCQPSCCQTTCYRTTCCRPSCCVSSCCRPQCCQSVCCQPCCRPSCCISSCCRPSGCGSSCCQPCCRPSCCISSCCRPSGCGSSCCGSSCCQPCCRPCCRPCCCLRPVCGQVSCHSTCYRPTCVISTCPRPMCCAIPCSCY, from the coding sequence ATGGTCAACTCCTGTTGTGGCTCTGTCTGTTCTGAGCAGGGCTGCTGCCAGCCCAGCTGCTGCCAAACCACCTGCTACAGAACCACCTGCTGCCGCCCCAGCTGCTGTGTGTCCAGCTGCTGCAGACCCCAGTGCTGTCAGTCAGTGTGCTGCCAGCCTTGCTGCCGCCCCTCCTGCTGCATCTCTAGCTGCTGTCGTCCCTCTGGCTGTGGCTCCAGCTGCTGCCAGCCCTGCTGCCGCCCCTCCTGCTGCATCTCTAGCTGCTGTCGTCCCTCTGGCTGTGGCTCCAGCTGCTGTGGCTCCAGCTGCTGCCAGCCTTGCTGCCGGCCCTGCTGCCGGCCCTGCTGCTGCCTGCGCCCAGTGTGTGGCCAGGTCTCCTGCCACTCCACTTGCTACCGCCCCACCTGTGTCATTTCCACCTGCCCCCGTCCCATGTGCTGTGCCATCCCTTGCTCTTGCTACTGA